In Saccharomyces cerevisiae S288C chromosome XV, complete sequence, the following proteins share a genomic window:
- the PEX15 gene encoding Pex15p (Tail-anchored type II integral peroxisomal membrane protein; required for peroxisome biogenesis; cells lacking Pex15p mislocalize peroxisomal matrix proteins to cytosol; overexpression results in impaired peroxisome assembly), protein MAASEIMNNLPMHSLDSSLRDLLNDDLFIESDESTKSVNDQRSEVFQECVNLFIKRDIKDCLEKMSEVGFIDITVFKSNPMILDLFVSACDIMPSFTKLGLTLQSEILNIFTLDTPQCIETRKIILGDLSKLLVINKFFRCCIKVIQFNLTDHTEQEEKTLELESIMSDFIFVYITKMRTTIDVVGLQELIEIFIFQVKVKLHHKKPSPNMYWALCKTLPKLSPTLKGLYLSKDVSIEDAILNSIDNKIQKDKAKSKGKQRGVKQKIHHFHEPMLHNSSEEQVKVEDAFNQRTSTDSRLQSTGTAPRKKNNDITVLAGSFWAVLKHHFTRSVLNKNGLLLTGLLLLLCLKKYKSLMAIFKHVPAAFHTVYPQIVGLLKLLASI, encoded by the coding sequence ATGGCTGCAAGTGAGATAATGAACAATCTGCCTATGCATTCCCTCGATTCTTCTCTAAGGGATTTACTTAACGATGACTTATTCATTGAAAGTGATGAATCGACCAAGTCGGTAAATGATCAGAGGAGTGAAGTATTTCAAGAATGTGTGAACCTTTTCATAAAAAGAGATATCAAGGATTGCCTAGAAAAAATGTCTGAGGTTGGATTTATTGATATTACCGTTTTCAAGTCCAACCCTATGATATTAGATTTATTTGTCAGCGCCTGTGATATTATGCCCAGCTTTACCAAATTAGGTTTAACACTGCAGAGTGagattttgaatattttcacGTTAGATACCCCTCAATGTATTgagacaagaaaaattattctcGGTGACCTCAGTAAACTTTTGGTCatcaataaattctttCGATGCTGTATCAAGGTTATTCAGTTTAACTTAACTGATCACACcgaacaagaagaaaaaactcTGGAGCTTGAATCCATAATGAGtgatttcattttcgtaTACATAACGAAAATGAGGACAACTATAGATGTAGTTGGCTTACAAGAATTAATCGAGATATTCATCTTTCAGGTGAAGGTAAAACTGCATCATAAAAAACCCTCACCGAATATGTATTGGGCGCTTTGCAAAACATTACCTAAGTTATCTCCAACCCTAAAGGGCCTTTACTTATCTAAAGATGTTTCCATAGAGGATGCTATTCTGAACTCAATAGATaataaaatacaaaaagatAAGGCGAAGTCTAAAGGTAAACAAAGAGGAGTGAAACAGAAAATACACCATTTTCACGAGCCTATGTTACACAATAGTAGTGAAGAACAGGTTAAGGTTGAGGATGCGTTTAATCAACGCACCTCTACTGATAGTAGACTCCAGAGTACTGGAACGGCGCCCcgtaaaaaaaacaatgataTTACTGTTCTGGCTGGTTCATTTTGGGCTGTCCTGAAGCATCATTTCACAAGAAGTGTGCTGAACAAAAACGGACTTCTGCTCACAGGTCTGCTGCTACTCTtatgtttgaaaaaatataagtCATTGATGGCAATTTTCAAACATGTTCCAGCGGCCTTTCACACTGTATACCCCCAGATTGTAGGGTTGCTAAAACTTCTAGCGAGTATATga